The Oncorhynchus masou masou isolate Uvic2021 chromosome 31, UVic_Omas_1.1, whole genome shotgun sequence genome includes a region encoding these proteins:
- the LOC135524342 gene encoding leucine-rich repeat-containing protein 4-like — protein sequence MSPVGQVSLQPTWNAALLTLLALTMVPALSLYQPVGLGAPSNPQNCPAVCSCTNQLAKVVCTRRGLVRVPPGIPTNTRYLNLMENSIETIQADTFRHLHHLEVLQLGRNAIRQIEVGAFNGLTSLNTLELFDNRLTGIPSGAFEYLSKLRELWLRNNPIESIPSYAFNRVPSLMRLDLGELRRLDYISDGAFEGLQNLKYLNLGMCNLMEMPVLSPLTGLEELEMSENTFPEMKPGSFRGLCSLQKLWIMNSGITVIERNAFDDITALVELNLAHNNLSSLPHDLFAPLQYLVELHLHHNPWRCDCDVVWLSWWLREYIPTNSTCCGRCHSPAHMRGRYLVEVDQTTFQCSAPFILDAPRDLNISAERVAELKCRTASMSSVRWLLPNGTVLTHGSAHPRISVLNDGTLNFSNVLPSDTGVYTCMVTNMAGNSNASAYLNVSNAELNTSNLSYFTTLTVEVLEPTVEEIPKPKPTIPASPSVFQPVFISTPTVLLQNTQTPRQISLPTARVPIHPPPSLDEVMKTTKIIIGCFVAVTLLAAAMLIAFYKLRKRHQQRSTVAAARTIEIIQMDEELPQVPSARSGSSGSEETGLALPMLLEHNSTVFNKEYISSSSSSSHRDRDRHRDRDRAAYGAHWTHNNLGNSLHRSSSRQYYQQHHSLISTIAEPYVIKPTHTKEKVQETQI from the coding sequence ATGAGTCCTGTGGGCCAGGTTTCTCTGCAGCCCACCTGGAACGCAGCCCTGCTCACCCTGCTAGCCCTCACCATGGTGCCAGCTCTCAGTTTGTACCAGCCTGTCGGCCTGGGTGCTCCCTCTAACCCCCAGAACTGCCCGGCGGTGTGCTCCTGCACCAACCAGCTTGCTAAGGTGGTGTGTACGCGCCGTGGCCTGGTCAGGGTGCCCCCCGGGATCCCCACCAACACCAGGTACCTCAACCTGATGGAGAACAGCATCGAGACCATCCAAGCTGACACCTTCAGACACCTACACCATCTTGAGGTGCTGCAGCTGGGCAGGAACGCCATCAGGCAGATTGAGGTGGGGGCCTTCAATGGCCTGACCAGCCTCAACACCCTGGAGCTGTTTGACAACAGACTGACGGGGATCCCCAGCGGGGCCTTTGAGTACCTGTCCAAGCTGAGGGAGCTGTGGCTGAGGAACAACCCCATCGAGAGCATCCCGTCCTATGCTTTCAACAGGGTGCCCTCTCTGATGAGGCTGGACCTGGGCGAGCTCAGGAGGCTGGATTACATCTCTGACGGGGCATTTGAGGGCCTGCAGAACCTCAAGTACCTGAATCTGGGGATGTGTAACCTTATGGAGATGCCTGTCCTGTCACCCCTGACAGGCCTGGAGGAGCTGGAGATGTCTGAGAACACTTTCCCTGAGATGAAGCCTGGCTCGTTCCGCGGCCTGTGCTCCCTACAGAAACTCTGGATTATGAACTCTGGGATCACCGTGATTGAGAGGAACGCTTTCGATGACATTACGGCGCTGGTGGAGCTGAATCTAGCCCATAATAACCTGTCGTCTCTCCCCCATGACCTCTTTGCCCCGCTGCAGTACCTGGTGGAACTTCATCTCCACCACAACCCCTGGAGGTGTGACTGTGATGTGGTCTGGCTGTCCTGGTGGCTCAGGGAGTACATCCCCACTAACTCCACCTGCTGCGGCCGCTGCCACTCCCCTGCCCACATGAGAGGACGATACCTGGTGGAGGTGGACCAGACCACATTCCAGTGCTCTGCTCCCTTCATCCTGGATGCTCCCAGGGACCTCAACATCTCTGCAGAGAGAGTGGCTGAACTCAAGTGTCGTACAGCCTCCATGTCATCGGTCCGATGGCTGCTTCCTAATGGGACCGTTCTGACCCATGGCTCGGCTCACCCTCGGATTTCTGTCCTTAACGACGGAACACTCAACTTCTCCAACGTCCTGCCATCGGACACAGGCGTCTACACCTGCATGGTGACTAACATGGCGGGTAACTCCAATGCCTCAGCGTACCTGAATGTCAGCAACGCCGAACTCAACACCTCCAACCTTTCCTATTTCACTACACTGACTGTGGAGGTGCTGGAGCCCACCGTAGAGGAGATCCCCAAACCCAAACCCACCATCCCAGCCTCGCCCTCCGTGTTCCAGCCCGTCTTCATCTCCACACCCACTGTGTTGCTCCAGAACACCCAGACCCCCCGCCAGATATCTCTCCCCACGGCCCGTgtccccatccaccctcccccCAGCCTGGATGAGGTCATGAAGACAACCAAAATCATCATTGGCTGCTTCGTTGCGGTGACACTCCTGGCCGCTGCCATGTTGATTGCCTTCTACAAGCTGCGTAAGCGGCACCAGCAGCGGAGCACGGTGGCAGCGGCGCGGACCATCGAGATCATCCAGATGGACGAGGAACTTCCCCAGGTTCCATCGGCCAGATCAGGTTCTAGCGGGTCTGAGGAGACTGGGCTGGCTCTGCCCATGTTACTGGAACACAACAGCACCGTCTTCAATAAGGAATACATCTCTTCGTCCTCATCGTCctcccacagagacagagacagacatagagacagggacagagctgCCTACGGGGCTCACTGGACCCATAACAACCTGGGAAACTCCCTGCATCGCTCCTCCAGCCGCCAGTATTATCAGCAGCACCACAGCCTCATCAGCACCATCGCAGAGCCGTACGTCATTAAGCCAACTCACACCAAGGAGAAGGTCCAAGAGACCCAGATCTAG